AGTATTGGTAAATCTGGCCAGAATAcgcaaaatatttttgatacatATTAGGCCATTGAGTGAGCTTTCCACCCAATTTCTCACCCTTAATAGATTTTCTCCATCCAATATGTGTATCGCAAAGCGAACCGCAATTTTTGATTGTCTTGAGAATATGGGTCACCTTAGAAATTGTgcttttgttatttatatatatttttttagctaAAAAGATTCTGGAAATTTCACAAAATGTAGTATTGTACTAGATTTTGCTAACAAGTGTCATACTGgtttttattaaagaatttaaaaaaagaaataaaaaccaTTGTTGTAttcaaaagattaaaattttaaattttaaggaGATGAATGCCAAACTtgtgaaattaaaatttcacttttaatatatgttttccAAAATGATACAATTGTAGGTTGAATTATAGAATTGCCTAAATGAACTAAGATTTATTTATCATGTGGAACCAATAAAGCATTTTAGGAActtaacaaaattgtttatatacAGAGAAGTAGGaaataaagtaaaacaaaatgaaaactcATAAAATAGCAAATTATTAGAGGTAGAGCAAAGCAACGAATGCAAGGTGTTATCTATTTTAGCAAAGGAAATGTTGGAACTGCAAAAGAAGCTCTCTTCACAAATCTACCTTTCATTCTGGGTCTCTTCTCTGCATTCAATTTCCTAACCTCGTACCTTATTTTCTTCGAGAACAACCTTGTTCTTCGTTTTTCTCTGTACCTTGAAACCCTTGCCTCTCTCCCTCCGTCTGCCATTACTGGATGGCACTCATATCCACCTAATTCACCGTAAGGATAAAGAACCTCCGTTCCACAAGATCCCtgataagaataattaattcaaaacaCCACAATCAAGCTTCTCAGTATATGAATTTCATTTATATGGCAATATTATAAATGATTGAGATATATAGAACTTTTTACACCAAGGATATATaacaattcaattatttttatattgattctGTCATAACTTTATAAAAAGTGactgataaaataataaatatcagaAAATTCTTATAAAGTTCTATAATAAATTACAGTGGGACATGCAATTTTTCcagtaataatatatatcagaaaattaataaaaggattataaatagtaaataagcattaagaaaaaaattaaggtaGAAATTATACCGTGCAATCAGGCCAGGTCTCATCAGCATCCAAATTTGGCTTGTCACCAGTAGTCCAGGGACACTTTCGGCCATCCCATGCAATGATTACTGCATCATAATCTAGCTGCAAGGATATCTTCCTTTTccccttattattattattttcattttgttctcCACACTTCCCTATTTCCAACTCAACCTTCTCCTTCACCTCTTCACTTGTTTCATTAGAGTCATCATAATCAAAATTCAACTCAAATGAAGATTCTTTTCCCATCTCAATATTATCTCCCTCAATTTTGTATCCTTCTAAAACAACCACTTCATGGCTCTCTTCATCTTCCACCTTCACCTTCCCCTCACTGTACACCTCACGTTTTGTATCAACCAAACCCAACTCTTCCATCCCTATACACTCATTTTCTAGTCCCCTACCCAATAAACTTTCAACATCAGCTGCAAATTCAGCAAGTTCAATATCAGATGGGAGAATCCCGTGAAAGTTTTCCATCTCATAATTACTATCACCACCCAATTGAACTTTGTTTTCGCTCGTGTTAACATCAGAAGCGAAAGCAGAAGTAACAACTACTGCTCCTGGTCCTCCTTCAGAACGAGGACTAGTACATAACTCGACAACAAAAGGATCAAAAATTGGTACTCGATAAAGAAGCTGCGCCTCATTATCTTCATGAGAAATAGAATTAACCTCATCAAAACCCATTTCGGGGACGAGATGGAACGGATTATAATTCTTCCTCCCCGGAGAGGATGATTTAGTTGTTTGTAAAGTAGTTGAAGCAGAGTATTGTTTCCCATGTCTTGGTGTTCTTGCTTTCTTGGTGAAACCATGGTGCCAAGATGGACCACAATTGATGAATTCACCACTACCACTACCACTACCAGTTGACTTGTACGACGCCGTTTTCAAACGAACCCTTTCATGTCTTCGAGCTAATGAATTAGCCGAATGAACAGAAGAGTCACAAGCTTGACAGAGAAAAGCATCATCGGCAGCACAATACCAACGTGCTCTCTTTGTTATGCAATTATCACAAGCTCTAGCGGTTTTGCCTCCAACCGCGTTAGCCACGTTCTTTGTCATCACACAATTCACCTTCTTTGTGTTTGTTTTTGGATTTGAAAGTTTGAACTATtgaatttggttttttttatttttattttgttaacacaTTGACAAAAAAGGAGAAGGGGggaaaacaataatattttgttaaagaGAAAGAAAAGGGAGTGGGAGTGTGAGTGTGGTGGAGTGACCCACAAGAAGCGCTTTTGCAGTGTGTATTTAACAGCGAGATATTGTTTGGATTTGTACTTTTGGGACCTCTTCACGTTAAAAGGATTGAGCAATGGGGCCCATAAAGGGTAACACCTTATCTGATTTTTAATTGGTTGAGTTTATAAAGTTGATCCTAATCTATGCCTTCTGATTGGTTAGGTTTCTAATCATAGGGATTTCTTGTGGTGCCCCACATGCTCTGTGGATGAGCATGGAAATTTTTGCTCCCATCttgaataagaaaaaaatttaattttgactgAGACCGTTTTGTTGGGGTGTTTTTGCTTCAGCGTCATACCTGGGTTACTAATTCCTGAATTTTGTTCTGTGGTCCCCTAATCCATTTTTCTCTATCTTTCTTTTCCattaacttttttgttttgtttttatggcctttttaaacaattatttttgcttCAACTTTGTGTGACAGTTTAACCAATGTTACATTTCCAGCTAAAATTATATGTTACTTCAATTCGTCTCAGCTTATTACGGATTATGTGTTTTTTGTATAGAAGATAAAGATGCAGCTTAAATACAAATTCCTATTTATCTGGAAGCATCCACCTGCAGTGATTAGATTAGGCAATTTCCAGTAGAAAGTTGGAGAGACGTCAGATATAGATGAGTCGCACAGGGACCATCGCCGCCGGATGTGTAAGAATCATATCAAATACTTTATTAATtcaatgatttaatttaatctaattaaattgaatgttaaataatttttttttataaagaatctTTTAACTTTCTAAGCCTATATTTTTtcatgtttaaaaaatttcttaattttataattttttatctttatttttaaattaattcatatgtatttttataattcatattttgCACTCAAATTAAAGAcattataaacatattttttacaaaaaattgaaagaaacttacataaaaaattaattaaatataatttttaaatgtttgttatttaaaaatttatattttattttaaaattataaatatttgtttgaaaaatataaattcaagataaaatgaatattatcaAACAAGTCTTATAGATGTTAGCTATACGCCGTGCCAAATAGACCAATAAAGTTTGATAAGAGTTTGTTGGTGAATTTTACTGGAAACCGCCTTCATAAGTAGTCTCTTGTTGATCGATATTTAATAATCATAagaaattttaacaaaaatcgCCACCATTCTTTGAAGTAATAGTCAATAGTTCTTtctgtttttataaataagttgataatttgattgacattaatttaatttgaaatacatttttttatttttatcaaattaatatcaattaaatatctatttcaataataaaaatgattgtcGAAAtctatttctaaaaaataacatttgtagtcattaaaatttttaatattttttaagtaataatttacGGTAGACATGATCCAAATTTTTATTAGTGATAGAAATAATTGATGATGGcataatatgaaaaaatataatttaaaaattctattgaaaaaaatatcatattaaaatttgatacgATATCAAAAATCTATTAATCATTCCACCTATCATTTATATTCACATACTAAATTTAATAGatatattaagaaaattcaAGTTGTACAATACACCTATGAAGAAcgatatttataaaattagttttgtataaataaattaaatttaatataattttttataaaatatttgtttttgataaaaaaacacTTCGTTTAATATCGAAGCCTAAGAATACTTAAGGTCAGAATTGAGGAAAACTCAAAGATAAAgctatttattataaaatacacCTCTTATTTTGAAAGTTAATTTTGTAATCACAACCGATGAGTTGCTTTATCGAAATATATACTATTCACttcatatttatttcatttaaaaaaaatctttaataaatttttctatttgGTTCTAGcactacatatatatatatatatatatgttatgtcatttaaaatgttcggcataatattatattattaataaataatttatttattttatattagtcaatgtattattaattgaaatgccaatttttttaatttatctttctGTTTATAAAATCTATAAACATTTTAGACTTAATTTATTATGAATaagtttgaaaattaatttctcAATTACTCTTTCTACTATAGACCTCTTCACAATATCGAATTTAAGGCTAATGTAATTAATTGCTCCTATAAAAGAAATCCATATTATATAAATGCTCTAAtataataactaataaaaacaaaatttaaataaaaccgTTTTTACTAAATACTAATTGATAATGCTTGCATGGAAAATAGGAATCAACAAATCAATgccaatattttaaattaacgaGTTTTCAATtggaaatataaacaaaaaataaattttcatgaaaaaaaacGATAATAATCTAGAATGTTCTGCATCATCCTTTAATACATCGCATAATTTAGTTTAAGATAAAAATCTAATAAGAGGTTCAACCACGACACACAAAATGGCAAAGATCGTTGGGTGAATTGttaaatgtaattcaaattgatttgtaattagttagttagaatataGTTAAAAGTTAGTTAGAATATGGTTAGAAGTTGGTTAAGTTTGATGTAACTGAATCAACTAAAACTGCTTCTATAA
The genomic region above belongs to Cicer arietinum cultivar CDC Frontier isolate Library 1 chromosome 4, Cicar.CDCFrontier_v2.0, whole genome shotgun sequence and contains:
- the LOC101499877 gene encoding zinc finger protein CONSTANS-LIKE 16 yields the protein MTKNVANAVGGKTARACDNCITKRARWYCAADDAFLCQACDSSVHSANSLARRHERVRLKTASYKSTGSGSGSGEFINCGPSWHHGFTKKARTPRHGKQYSASTTLQTTKSSSPGRKNYNPFHLVPEMGFDEVNSISHEDNEAQLLYRVPIFDPFVVELCTSPRSEGGPGAVVVTSAFASDVNTSENKVQLGGDSNYEMENFHGILPSDIELAEFAADVESLLGRGLENECIGMEELGLVDTKREVYSEGKVKVEDEESHEVVVLEGYKIEGDNIEMGKESSFELNFDYDDSNETSEEVKEKVELEIGKCGEQNENNNNKGKRKISLQLDYDAVIIAWDGRKCPWTTGDKPNLDADETWPDCTGSCGTEVLYPYGELGGYECHPVMADGGREARVSRYREKRRTRLFSKKIRYEVRKLNAEKRPRMKGRFVKRASFAVPTFPLLK